In Populus trichocarpa isolate Nisqually-1 chromosome 16, P.trichocarpa_v4.1, whole genome shotgun sequence, a genomic segment contains:
- the LOC7453742 gene encoding UBP1-associated protein 2A produces the protein MAKKRKHDAKSTEPAEEPPKKQQQQEPPKEELQEEQNEEEVEEVEEEEEEEYEEVEEEEENEDEADEENNQNAQISAGEIQNDDEDEDEEPVEKLLEPFGKDQLINLLREAADAHRDVAEKIRQVADQDPVHRKIFVHGLGWDTNAEALMSAFKPYGEIEDCKAVCDKVSGKSKGYGFILFKRRSGARKALKEPQKKIGNRMTACQLASIGPVPQSSGGQAGPVAAAAQAQQPVSEYTLRKIYVSNVAADLDPQKLYSYFSEFGEIEEGPLGLDKATGKPKGFCLFVYKSSEGAKKALEEPHKSFEGHMLHCQKAIDGPKPGKAQKQPQQHHNLQSSHYQRNDGGGYVGGGSRGGHLMAPAASGAGIGFNQGAAGPALNPALGQALTALLATQGAGLGGLTNLLGTLGSAAAVNQGGLSGAGHGMQGAYGNQASISPGVMGTYANQGAMQGGYPNQQTGQGGSGRGQHGQYAPYMGH, from the coding sequence ATGGCTAAAAAACGAAAGCACGACGCCAAATCCACCGAGCCAGCGGAAGAGCCGCCGAAGaagcagcaacaacaagaaCCGCCAAAAGAAGAGCTCCAAGAAGAGCAAAacgaagaagaagtagaagaagttgaagaggaggaagaagaagaatacgAAGAAGtcgaagaggaagaagaaaacgaagatgaagctgatgaagaaaacaatcaaaacgCTCAGATCTCAGCTGGGGAGATTCAAAACGACGacgaagatgaagatgaggagcCGGTTGAGAAACTTCTTGAACCGTTTGGAAAAGACCAGCTGATTAATTTACTTCGGGAAGCAGCGGATGCTCACCGGGACGTTGCGGAGAAAATCCGGCAAGTGGCTGACCAAGATCCAGTTCATCGGAAGATTTTTGTTCATGGGCTTGGATGGGATACGAACGCTGAGGCTTTGATGAGTGCGTTTAAGCCTTATGGAGAGATTGAGGATTGTAAAGCTGTGTGCGATAAGGTTTCGGGGAAATCAAAGGGGTAtgggtttattttgtttaagagaagGAGTGGGGCACGGAAGGCGCTGAAGGAACCGCAGAAGAAGATAGGGAATAGGATGACAGCTTGTCAATTGGCGTCTATTGGTCCGGTTCCACAGTCGAGTGGTGGCCAGGCTGGGCCTGTTGCTGCGGCAGCGCAAGCGCAGCAGCCAGTTTCGGAGTATACGCTGAGGAAGATTTATGTGAGTAACGTGGCGGCAGATTTGGATCCGCAGAAGTTGTATAGTTACTTTTCGGAGTTTGGAGAGATCGAGGAAGGACCCTTAGGGCTTGATAAGGCGACTGGGAAGCCGAaagggttttgtttgtttgtttataagAGTTCTGAGGGTGCTAAGAAAGCGTTGGAAGAGCCACATAAGAGTTTTGAAGGACATATGTTGCATTGTCAGAAGGCTATAGATGGGCCGAAACCAGGGAAAGCTCAGAAACAACCGCAGCAACATCATAATTTGCAAAGCTCGCATTACCAGAGGAATGATGGTGGTGGTTATGTTGGTGGTGGCAGTCGCGGTGGTCATTTAATGGCGCCGGCTGCTTCTGGAGCTGGGATTGGGTTTAATCAGGGTGCTGCTGGTCCTGCCCTGAACCCTGCACTTGGACAGGCACTGACCGCATTGCTTGCAACTCAGGGTGCTGGATTGGGGGGGCTGACTAATTTGCTTGGGACTTTGGGGTCTGCTGCAGCTGTGAATCAGGGTGGTTTATCTGGTGCAGGTCATGGAATGCAGGGTGCCTATGGGAACCAGGCGAGCATAAGTCCGGGAGTGATGGGAACTTATGCGAATCAGGGAGCTATGCAGGGTGGATATCCAAACCAGCAGACGGGACAGGGTGGTTCTGGGAGAGGACAACATGGGCAATATGCTCCTTATATGGGTCACTAG